Sequence from the bacterium genome:
TCGACCGTTCCCGCGCGGACCAGCGCGAGCGCCCGCGGAACCGCGTCGGCGACCTCGTGCGACAAGAGGCCGAGCTCTCCCGGCGCGGCGAGGTCGCCGGCGAGGCCGTGGAGGTACGCCGCGCAGACGGCGGCCTCCCAGGCCGGCAGCCGCTGGGCGAGAAAGGCGGCGACGACGCCGGTCAGCACGTCGCCCGTGCCGCCGGTCCCCATCGCGCCGTTGCCGTTCGGGATGATTCCCGTGCGGCCGTCCGGCGACGCGACGACCGTCCGCGCGCCTTTCAGAATCGTGACGGCACCCGTGGACGACGCGGCGGCGCGCGCGGCGGCGACGCGGTCACGCTGGATCTCGGCGATCGAGGCGCCCACGAGGCGCGCCAGCTCGCCCGGGTGCGGGGTGATCACCACCGGCCCCGGGGCCTCGCGGAGCAACGCGGGGTTGCCGGCCAGCGCATTGAGCGCGTCGGCGTCCGCGACGAGCGGTCCGCCGAGCTGGGGAATGAGACGGCGCACGACGCCTACGACCTCCGCGCGCGTCGTCAGGCCCGGCCCGATCGCGACCACGGCGGGGTGCCTGCCGTCGACGGAGGCGACCGCCTCGCGGATTACGCCTTCCGCCTCGGCGCCGAGAGAGCCGGCGTCGGTCTCCGGGAGCGGGAGCGTCATCGCCTCGGGCAGCGACGCGGTGGGCGCGGTCACGAGCGAGCGCGGGAGCGCCACCGTGACGAGCCCCGCCCCGCCGCGGATCGCGCCGCGGGCCGCCAGCACGGCGGCGCCGGTGAAGCCGCGGGCGCCCGCCACGATGTAGACGTGGCCGTAGGTGCCCTTATGCCCGTCCGCGCGCCGGCGCGGAAACGCGCGGTCGATCCACGCCGCGCGCATCAACTCGGCGCGGATCGGCCCCTCGTCCACGACCGCCCGCGGAATACCGATGTCCGCGACGAAGAGCCGCCCGGCGCACGCCGCGGCCGGAAACTGGACGAGCCCGAGCTTCGGCAGGCCCATGGTGACGGTCGCGGCGGCCCGGATCACCGGCGGCTCCGCCGCCCCGGTCGCGGAATCGATCCCCGACGGCACGTCGACCGCGAGGATCGGAACCCCGGACCGGTTGGCCGCCTCGATGAGGGCCGCGGGCACGCCCTGCGCCGGTCCGTGAAATCCTGTGCCGAACAGCGCGTCGATAATCAAGTCGCAGTCGCGAAGCTGCGCGTCGATATCCGAGGACTGCGCGGTCGTGGCTTCCAGCACGGGGATGTGCCGCCCTCGCACCGAGGGGAGATGCGCCGCGGGCCCGCCGCCGAGTTCGGCGTCGGGCCCGGCCAGTAACACCGTCACCCGCGCGTCTCCGACGAGGTCGCGCGCGGCGACAAGCCCGTCGCCGCCGTTGTTCCCTTTGCCCGCCAGCACGACGACGCGCCGCCCGCCGCGGCCTTCGAGCAGCCGCCGCGCCACCTCGGCCGTCCGCGCGCCGGCCCGCTCCATGAGCGCGGCGACCGTAATGCCCGCGGCTTCGTGCGTCCGCTGCTCGAGGGACGCCATTTCCTTGGGCGTCGGCAGTTTCATCTCGAGAGGCCCGCGCGACGCGGAGTATACGCCGCCGCCACCTCCTCGCTCAGGCCGGCCGCTGTTCCGCCTCGTCGACCAGCATCACGGGGATGCCGTCTCGAATCGGGTAGCGGCGCCCGCACTTGGCGCAGACGAGCCGGTCGCCTTCCTGCTTCACCGGCGTCTTGCAGACCGGGCACGCCAGGATCTCGAGCAGTTCCTTGTCGATCATCGGTCGGTGTCCTCCGAACTCAGCGGGGCGA
This genomic interval carries:
- a CDS encoding NAD(P)H-hydrate dehydratase — encoded protein: MKLPTPKEMASLEQRTHEAAGITVAALMERAGARTAEVARRLLEGRGGRRVVVLAGKGNNGGDGLVAARDLVGDARVTVLLAGPDAELGGGPAAHLPSVRGRHIPVLEATTAQSSDIDAQLRDCDLIIDALFGTGFHGPAQGVPAALIEAANRSGVPILAVDVPSGIDSATGAAEPPVIRAAATVTMGLPKLGLVQFPAAACAGRLFVADIGIPRAVVDEGPIRAELMRAAWIDRAFPRRRADGHKGTYGHVYIVAGARGFTGAAVLAARGAIRGGAGLVTVALPRSLVTAPTASLPEAMTLPLPETDAGSLGAEAEGVIREAVASVDGRHPAVVAIGPGLTTRAEVVGVVRRLIPQLGGPLVADADALNALAGNPALLREAPGPVVITPHPGELARLVGASIAEIQRDRVAAARAAASSTGAVTILKGARTVVASPDGRTGIIPNGNGAMGTGGTGDVLTGVVAAFLAQRLPAWEAAVCAAYLHGLAGDLAAPGELGLLSHEVADAVPRALALVRAGTVDEGITHVG
- a CDS encoding Trm112 family protein; its protein translation is MIDKELLEILACPVCKTPVKQEGDRLVCAKCGRRYPIRDGIPVMLVDEAEQRPA